The following coding sequences lie in one Crassostrea angulata isolate pt1a10 chromosome 10, ASM2561291v2, whole genome shotgun sequence genomic window:
- the LOC128167319 gene encoding rho GTPase-activating protein 44-like isoform X4 — protein sequence MLKKENLRKNFLRVKQIADQNLGRAEKSEVLSEDLQTVEKRVELVKTVCQSTSKKIAGCLQGQGTDYEKRLRKLPENTLGLGMIESGTLLGTDSVMGTMFQTCGECQTTLAKELLQFEVDVEQNVLAPLQEILDVEIPAITKCKKQLSKLTLDMDSCKGRWNQAVKQTQVHGANMAAVSAKADQLKEEYEESCNKMYQARDNLATEMFNFVAKEAEHSSKLIAILEAQRAYHKKALEALEQAIPKLNEALECNPLKPVYGVPLEEHLRVTGRDIALVLEVCVITLIEGGLDEEGLFRIAGMASKVKKLRNAFDANVIDMEEYAQDLHTVAGALKQYLRELPEPLLTTQLYPDIIQAAKLPQDQRLQQLWSAVRKLPEQNYNNFRYLIKFLAKLAEKSDENKMTPSNIAIVIGPNLLWSEGDNGPNMVTSGTISNMIELFITHCDWFFPEAVDFHHTIRGTAPPKSPGVRESQSPVTATVLPLVQAPQHGSVSQACEMACMTAMGAISSRITSLSDVSNEDQKTPSQRSASVSDDDVTSSSEGEISRPVGQFGCASFRNSSGFPSSSTNLIHTPKFNADEVRGRRGNSERCQSVPPQSEAAKDLHNDVYNTMFALHSLGGDKNVSDYRTKVRDLWDGHMQRPASAVVRKNSSTESGSRIAGKPRRCVSQEVEFGTMASFMVNKRSSSDLSELDQSMTSQEGPDSNTPDVPTTPPNQVEHRIINDSEYAEVSKVQKRVPRKPAPPPPDRPNLPERPYSIAVTAQARTPAAQSQTWPRQMETSPGDTVPNQEQTRPKTHPEKPPPPEKPPHNPPQRSATISERHSHADRPTVPPPERPKVPPPAVPNHQRSASTGTPGQFGPPVSNLPEIDQGGCLNKTGTL from the exons ATGCTGAAAAAGGAGAATCTGCGAAAAAATTTCCTCAGAGTGAAACAAATAGCAGACCAAAATTTGGGAAG GGCAGAGAAGTCCGAAGTTTTGTCTGAAGATCTCCAAACAGTAGAAAAACGAGTAGAATTAGTTAAAACAGTATGTCAATCCACAAGCAAGAAGATCGCGGGCTGTCTACAGGGGCAGGGAACAGACTACGAGAAGAGACTG AGAAAGTTACCTGAGAATACTCTTGGTCTTGGGATGATCGAAAGTGGTACTCTACTTGGCACAGACTCCGTTATGGG AACCATGTTTCAGACTTGTGGAGAGTGTCAGACCACACTGGCCAAAGAACTCCTGCAGTTTGAGGTGGATGTTGAGCAAAATGTTCTAGCCCCCTTGCAAGAAATTTTAGAT GTTGAAATTCCTGCCATAACAAAGTGTAAGAAACAGTTGTCTAAGTTAACTCTAGACATGGACTCCTGTAAAGGCAG ATGGAACCAGGCTGTCAAACAAACTCAAGTACATGGAGCAAACATGGCGGCTGTGTCAGCAAAGGCAGACCAGCTCAAGGAAGAGTACGAAGAGTCATGCAATAAAATGTATCAGGCCAGG GATAATCTAGCCACAGAAATGTTCAACTTTGTCGCAAAAGAAGCTGAGCACAGTAGTAAATTAATAGCA ATATTAGAAGCTCAACGAGCATATCACAAAAAAGCCCTGGAGGCTTTAGAACAAGCTATACCCAAGTTGAATGAAGCACTTG AGTGTAACCCACTGAAGCCAGTGTATGGGGTTCCCTTGGAGGAGCACCTGAGGGTAACAGGCAGGGATATTGCTCTAGTACTGGAGGTCTGTGTGATCACCCTCATAGAGGGCGGTCTAGATGAGGAG GGCTTATTTCGAATAGCAGGGATGGCTTCAAAAGTCAAGAAATTAAGG AATGCTTTTGATGCCAATGTGATAGACATGGAGGAGTATGCCCAAGATTTACACACAGTAGCAGGTGCTCTGAAACAGTATCTCCGTGAGCTTCCTGAACCCCTTCTCACAACACAACTCTACCCTGATATCATTCAGGCGGCCAAACT GCCACAAGATCAAAGATTGCAACAGTTATGGTCAGCAGTTAGGAAATTACCTGAACAAAACTACAATAATTTTAG gtatttaattaaatttttggcTAAGTTAGCTGAAAAATCTGATGAGAATAAGATGACCCCCAGCAACATAGCCATTGTAATTGGACCAAATCTTCTCTGGTCAGAAGGAGATAATGG CCCAAACATGGTGACGAGTGGGACCATAAGTAACATGATAGAACTGTTCATCACACATTGTGACTGGTTCTTTCCAGAAG CTGTTGACTTTCATCATACTATACGTGGGACTGCTCCCCCCAAGTCTCCGGGGGTCAGGGAGTCACAATCACCTGTCACTGCTACTGTACTCCCCCTAGTCCAGGCTCCACAGCATGGGTCTGTTAGTCAGGCATGTGAAATGGCTTGTATGACTGCAATGGGAGCCATATCTTCCCGCATCACCTCTCTGTCTGATGTTTCTAACGAGGACCAGAAAACCCCCTCCCAGAGGTCAGCCAGTGTATCAGATGATGACGTCACGTCCAGCTCTGAAGGTGAAATATCACGGCCTGTTGGTCAGTTTGGGTGTGCCTCTTTCCGCAACAGTAGTGGTTTTCCCTCAAGTAGTACTAACCTAATTCATACTCCTAAGTTTAATGCCGATGAAGTACGGGGAAGGCGAGGAAACTCTGAGAGGTGCCAGTCTGTACCGCCCCAGAGCGAGGCGGCTAAAGATCTCCACAATGATGTCTATAACACTATGTTTGCTTTGCATTCACTGGGTGGGGACAAAAATGTGTCAGACTATCGAACCAAAGTTCGAGATTTGTGGGATGGCCACATGCAAAGACCAGCTTCTGCAGTTGTTAGAAAAAATAGCAGTACAGAGAGTGGAAGCAGGATAGCAGGAAAGCCCCGCCGCTGTGTAAGCCAAG AGGTAGAATTCGGAACCATGGCTTCATTTATGGTAAACAAAAGGAGTAGTTCTGATTTGTCGGAATTGGATCAATCCATGACCAGTCAGGAGGGTCCAGACTCCAATACTCCAGATGTGCCTACCACCCCACCTAACCAAGTGGAGCATAGAATAATCAATGATTCAGAGTA tgctGAGGTTTCAAAAGTTCAAAAGAGGGTTCCTAGGAAACCTGCACCCCCACCCCCAGATCGTCCAAATCTGCCAGAGCGTCCGTATAGCATTGCTGTTACAGCTCAAGCAAGAACCCCAGCCGCTCAATCACAGACGTGGCCAAGGCAAATGGAGACCTCACCAGGAGATACCGTGCCAAATCAGGAGCAGACCAGACCAAAAACACACCCTGAAAAACCTCCACCCCCAGAGAAACCACCCCATAACCCCCCACAGAGGTCAGCAACAATAAGTGAGAGACATTCTCATGCTGACAGGCCCACTGTTCCTCCTCCAGAGAGACCCAAAGTTCCACCCCCCGCTGTACCAAACCACCAGCGATCAGCATCCACCGGCACACCCGGACAGTTTGGACCACCGGTCTCCAACTTACCAGAAATTGATCAAG GTGGGTGTTTAAACAAAACTGGTACCCTGTAA
- the LOC128167319 gene encoding rho GTPase-activating protein 44-like isoform X2: protein MLKKENLRKNFLRVKQIADQNLGRAEKSEVLSEDLQTVEKRVELVKTVCQSTSKKIAGCLQGQGTDYEKRLRKLPENTLGLGMIESGTLLGTDSVMGTMFQTCGECQTTLAKELLQFEVDVEQNVLAPLQEILDVEIPAITKCKKQLSKLTLDMDSCKGRWNQAVKQTQVHGANMAAVSAKADQLKEEYEESCNKMYQARDNLATEMFNFVAKEAEHSSKLIAILEAQRAYHKKALEALEQAIPKLNEALECNPLKPVYGVPLEEHLRVTGRDIALVLEVCVITLIEGGLDEEGLFRIAGMASKVKKLRNAFDANVIDMEEYAQDLHTVAGALKQYLRELPEPLLTTQLYPDIIQAAKLPQDQRLQQLWSAVRKLPEQNYNNFRYLIKFLAKLAEKSDENKMTPSNIAIVIGPNLLWSEGDNGPNMVTSGTISNMIELFITHCDWFFPEAVDFHHTIRGTAPPKSPGVRESQSPVTATVLPLVQAPQHGSVSQACEMACMTAMGAISSRITSLSDVSNEDQKTPSQRSASVSDDDVTSSSEGEISRPVGQFGCASFRNSSGFPSSSTNLIHTPKFNADEVRGRRGNSERCQSVPPQSEAAKDLHNDVYNTMFALHSLGGDKNVSDYRTKVRDLWDGHMQRPASAVVRKNSSTESGSRIAGKPRRCVSQEVEFGTMASFMVNKRSSSDLSELDQSMTSQEGPDSNTPDVPTTPPNQVEHRIINDSEYAEVSKVQKRVPRKPAPPPPDRPNLPERPYSIAVTAQARTPAAQSQTWPRQMETSPGDTVPNQEQTRPKTHPEKPPPPEKPPHNPPQRSATISERHSHADRPTVPPPERPKVPPPAVPNHQRSASTGTPGQFGPPVSNLPEIDQVFTTIQENPSSGCLNKTGTL from the exons ATGCTGAAAAAGGAGAATCTGCGAAAAAATTTCCTCAGAGTGAAACAAATAGCAGACCAAAATTTGGGAAG GGCAGAGAAGTCCGAAGTTTTGTCTGAAGATCTCCAAACAGTAGAAAAACGAGTAGAATTAGTTAAAACAGTATGTCAATCCACAAGCAAGAAGATCGCGGGCTGTCTACAGGGGCAGGGAACAGACTACGAGAAGAGACTG AGAAAGTTACCTGAGAATACTCTTGGTCTTGGGATGATCGAAAGTGGTACTCTACTTGGCACAGACTCCGTTATGGG AACCATGTTTCAGACTTGTGGAGAGTGTCAGACCACACTGGCCAAAGAACTCCTGCAGTTTGAGGTGGATGTTGAGCAAAATGTTCTAGCCCCCTTGCAAGAAATTTTAGAT GTTGAAATTCCTGCCATAACAAAGTGTAAGAAACAGTTGTCTAAGTTAACTCTAGACATGGACTCCTGTAAAGGCAG ATGGAACCAGGCTGTCAAACAAACTCAAGTACATGGAGCAAACATGGCGGCTGTGTCAGCAAAGGCAGACCAGCTCAAGGAAGAGTACGAAGAGTCATGCAATAAAATGTATCAGGCCAGG GATAATCTAGCCACAGAAATGTTCAACTTTGTCGCAAAAGAAGCTGAGCACAGTAGTAAATTAATAGCA ATATTAGAAGCTCAACGAGCATATCACAAAAAAGCCCTGGAGGCTTTAGAACAAGCTATACCCAAGTTGAATGAAGCACTTG AGTGTAACCCACTGAAGCCAGTGTATGGGGTTCCCTTGGAGGAGCACCTGAGGGTAACAGGCAGGGATATTGCTCTAGTACTGGAGGTCTGTGTGATCACCCTCATAGAGGGCGGTCTAGATGAGGAG GGCTTATTTCGAATAGCAGGGATGGCTTCAAAAGTCAAGAAATTAAGG AATGCTTTTGATGCCAATGTGATAGACATGGAGGAGTATGCCCAAGATTTACACACAGTAGCAGGTGCTCTGAAACAGTATCTCCGTGAGCTTCCTGAACCCCTTCTCACAACACAACTCTACCCTGATATCATTCAGGCGGCCAAACT GCCACAAGATCAAAGATTGCAACAGTTATGGTCAGCAGTTAGGAAATTACCTGAACAAAACTACAATAATTTTAG gtatttaattaaatttttggcTAAGTTAGCTGAAAAATCTGATGAGAATAAGATGACCCCCAGCAACATAGCCATTGTAATTGGACCAAATCTTCTCTGGTCAGAAGGAGATAATGG CCCAAACATGGTGACGAGTGGGACCATAAGTAACATGATAGAACTGTTCATCACACATTGTGACTGGTTCTTTCCAGAAG CTGTTGACTTTCATCATACTATACGTGGGACTGCTCCCCCCAAGTCTCCGGGGGTCAGGGAGTCACAATCACCTGTCACTGCTACTGTACTCCCCCTAGTCCAGGCTCCACAGCATGGGTCTGTTAGTCAGGCATGTGAAATGGCTTGTATGACTGCAATGGGAGCCATATCTTCCCGCATCACCTCTCTGTCTGATGTTTCTAACGAGGACCAGAAAACCCCCTCCCAGAGGTCAGCCAGTGTATCAGATGATGACGTCACGTCCAGCTCTGAAGGTGAAATATCACGGCCTGTTGGTCAGTTTGGGTGTGCCTCTTTCCGCAACAGTAGTGGTTTTCCCTCAAGTAGTACTAACCTAATTCATACTCCTAAGTTTAATGCCGATGAAGTACGGGGAAGGCGAGGAAACTCTGAGAGGTGCCAGTCTGTACCGCCCCAGAGCGAGGCGGCTAAAGATCTCCACAATGATGTCTATAACACTATGTTTGCTTTGCATTCACTGGGTGGGGACAAAAATGTGTCAGACTATCGAACCAAAGTTCGAGATTTGTGGGATGGCCACATGCAAAGACCAGCTTCTGCAGTTGTTAGAAAAAATAGCAGTACAGAGAGTGGAAGCAGGATAGCAGGAAAGCCCCGCCGCTGTGTAAGCCAAG AGGTAGAATTCGGAACCATGGCTTCATTTATGGTAAACAAAAGGAGTAGTTCTGATTTGTCGGAATTGGATCAATCCATGACCAGTCAGGAGGGTCCAGACTCCAATACTCCAGATGTGCCTACCACCCCACCTAACCAAGTGGAGCATAGAATAATCAATGATTCAGAGTA tgctGAGGTTTCAAAAGTTCAAAAGAGGGTTCCTAGGAAACCTGCACCCCCACCCCCAGATCGTCCAAATCTGCCAGAGCGTCCGTATAGCATTGCTGTTACAGCTCAAGCAAGAACCCCAGCCGCTCAATCACAGACGTGGCCAAGGCAAATGGAGACCTCACCAGGAGATACCGTGCCAAATCAGGAGCAGACCAGACCAAAAACACACCCTGAAAAACCTCCACCCCCAGAGAAACCACCCCATAACCCCCCACAGAGGTCAGCAACAATAAGTGAGAGACATTCTCATGCTGACAGGCCCACTGTTCCTCCTCCAGAGAGACCCAAAGTTCCACCCCCCGCTGTACCAAACCACCAGCGATCAGCATCCACCGGCACACCCGGACAGTTTGGACCACCGGTCTCCAACTTACCAGAAATTGATCAAG TTTTTACCACCATTCAAGAGAACCCTAGTA GTGGGTGTTTAAACAAAACTGGTACCCTGTAA
- the LOC128167319 gene encoding rho GTPase-activating protein 44-like isoform X5: MLKKENLRKNFLRVKQIADQNLGRAEKSEVLSEDLQTVEKRVELVKTVCQSTSKKIAGCLQGQGTDYEKRLRKLPENTLGLGMIESGTLLGTDSVMGTMFQTCGECQTTLAKELLQFEVDVEQNVLAPLQEILDVEIPAITKCKKQLSKLTLDMDSCKGRWNQAVKQTQVHGANMAAVSAKADQLKEEYEESCNKMYQARDNLATEMFNFVAKEAEHSSKLIAILEAQRAYHKKALEALEQAIPKLNEALECNPLKPVYGVPLEEHLRVTGRDIALVLEVCVITLIEGGLDEEGLFRIAGMASKVKKLRNAFDANVIDMEEYAQDLHTVAGALKQYLRELPEPLLTTQLYPDIIQAAKLPQDQRLQQLWSAVRKLPEQNYNNFRYLIKFLAKLAEKSDENKMTPSNIAIVIGPNLLWSEGDNGPNMVTSGTISNMIELFITHCDWFFPEAVDFHHTIRGTAPPKSPGVRESQSPVTATVLPLVQAPQHGSVSQACEMACMTAMGAISSRITSLSDVSNEDQKTPSQRSASVSDDDVTSSSEGEISRPVGQFGCASFRNSSGFPSSSTNLIHTPKFNADEVRGRRGNSERCQSVPPQSEAAKDLHNDVYNTMFALHSLGGDKNVSDYRTKVRDLWDGHMQRPASAVVRKNSSTESGSRIAGKPRRCVSQEVEFGTMASFMVNKRSSSDLSELDQSMTSQEGPDSNTPDVPTTPPNQVEHRIINDSEYAEVSKVQKRVPRKPAPPPPDRPNLPERPYSIAVTAQARTPAAQSQTWPRQMETSPGDTVPNQEQTRPKTHPEKPPPPEKPPHNPPQRSATISERHSHADRPTVPPPERPKVPPPAVPNHQRSASTGTPGQFGPPVSNLPEIDQVFFGKGFWV; this comes from the exons ATGCTGAAAAAGGAGAATCTGCGAAAAAATTTCCTCAGAGTGAAACAAATAGCAGACCAAAATTTGGGAAG GGCAGAGAAGTCCGAAGTTTTGTCTGAAGATCTCCAAACAGTAGAAAAACGAGTAGAATTAGTTAAAACAGTATGTCAATCCACAAGCAAGAAGATCGCGGGCTGTCTACAGGGGCAGGGAACAGACTACGAGAAGAGACTG AGAAAGTTACCTGAGAATACTCTTGGTCTTGGGATGATCGAAAGTGGTACTCTACTTGGCACAGACTCCGTTATGGG AACCATGTTTCAGACTTGTGGAGAGTGTCAGACCACACTGGCCAAAGAACTCCTGCAGTTTGAGGTGGATGTTGAGCAAAATGTTCTAGCCCCCTTGCAAGAAATTTTAGAT GTTGAAATTCCTGCCATAACAAAGTGTAAGAAACAGTTGTCTAAGTTAACTCTAGACATGGACTCCTGTAAAGGCAG ATGGAACCAGGCTGTCAAACAAACTCAAGTACATGGAGCAAACATGGCGGCTGTGTCAGCAAAGGCAGACCAGCTCAAGGAAGAGTACGAAGAGTCATGCAATAAAATGTATCAGGCCAGG GATAATCTAGCCACAGAAATGTTCAACTTTGTCGCAAAAGAAGCTGAGCACAGTAGTAAATTAATAGCA ATATTAGAAGCTCAACGAGCATATCACAAAAAAGCCCTGGAGGCTTTAGAACAAGCTATACCCAAGTTGAATGAAGCACTTG AGTGTAACCCACTGAAGCCAGTGTATGGGGTTCCCTTGGAGGAGCACCTGAGGGTAACAGGCAGGGATATTGCTCTAGTACTGGAGGTCTGTGTGATCACCCTCATAGAGGGCGGTCTAGATGAGGAG GGCTTATTTCGAATAGCAGGGATGGCTTCAAAAGTCAAGAAATTAAGG AATGCTTTTGATGCCAATGTGATAGACATGGAGGAGTATGCCCAAGATTTACACACAGTAGCAGGTGCTCTGAAACAGTATCTCCGTGAGCTTCCTGAACCCCTTCTCACAACACAACTCTACCCTGATATCATTCAGGCGGCCAAACT GCCACAAGATCAAAGATTGCAACAGTTATGGTCAGCAGTTAGGAAATTACCTGAACAAAACTACAATAATTTTAG gtatttaattaaatttttggcTAAGTTAGCTGAAAAATCTGATGAGAATAAGATGACCCCCAGCAACATAGCCATTGTAATTGGACCAAATCTTCTCTGGTCAGAAGGAGATAATGG CCCAAACATGGTGACGAGTGGGACCATAAGTAACATGATAGAACTGTTCATCACACATTGTGACTGGTTCTTTCCAGAAG CTGTTGACTTTCATCATACTATACGTGGGACTGCTCCCCCCAAGTCTCCGGGGGTCAGGGAGTCACAATCACCTGTCACTGCTACTGTACTCCCCCTAGTCCAGGCTCCACAGCATGGGTCTGTTAGTCAGGCATGTGAAATGGCTTGTATGACTGCAATGGGAGCCATATCTTCCCGCATCACCTCTCTGTCTGATGTTTCTAACGAGGACCAGAAAACCCCCTCCCAGAGGTCAGCCAGTGTATCAGATGATGACGTCACGTCCAGCTCTGAAGGTGAAATATCACGGCCTGTTGGTCAGTTTGGGTGTGCCTCTTTCCGCAACAGTAGTGGTTTTCCCTCAAGTAGTACTAACCTAATTCATACTCCTAAGTTTAATGCCGATGAAGTACGGGGAAGGCGAGGAAACTCTGAGAGGTGCCAGTCTGTACCGCCCCAGAGCGAGGCGGCTAAAGATCTCCACAATGATGTCTATAACACTATGTTTGCTTTGCATTCACTGGGTGGGGACAAAAATGTGTCAGACTATCGAACCAAAGTTCGAGATTTGTGGGATGGCCACATGCAAAGACCAGCTTCTGCAGTTGTTAGAAAAAATAGCAGTACAGAGAGTGGAAGCAGGATAGCAGGAAAGCCCCGCCGCTGTGTAAGCCAAG AGGTAGAATTCGGAACCATGGCTTCATTTATGGTAAACAAAAGGAGTAGTTCTGATTTGTCGGAATTGGATCAATCCATGACCAGTCAGGAGGGTCCAGACTCCAATACTCCAGATGTGCCTACCACCCCACCTAACCAAGTGGAGCATAGAATAATCAATGATTCAGAGTA tgctGAGGTTTCAAAAGTTCAAAAGAGGGTTCCTAGGAAACCTGCACCCCCACCCCCAGATCGTCCAAATCTGCCAGAGCGTCCGTATAGCATTGCTGTTACAGCTCAAGCAAGAACCCCAGCCGCTCAATCACAGACGTGGCCAAGGCAAATGGAGACCTCACCAGGAGATACCGTGCCAAATCAGGAGCAGACCAGACCAAAAACACACCCTGAAAAACCTCCACCCCCAGAGAAACCACCCCATAACCCCCCACAGAGGTCAGCAACAATAAGTGAGAGACATTCTCATGCTGACAGGCCCACTGTTCCTCCTCCAGAGAGACCCAAAGTTCCACCCCCCGCTGTACCAAACCACCAGCGATCAGCATCCACCGGCACACCCGGACAGTTTGGACCACCGGTCTCCAACTTACCAGAAATTGATCAAG TATTTTTTGGCAAAGGTTTTTGGGTTTAA
- the LOC128167319 gene encoding rho GTPase-activating protein 17-like isoform X1 yields the protein MLKKENLRKNFLRVKQIADQNLGRAEKSEVLSEDLQTVEKRVELVKTVCQSTSKKIAGCLQGQGTDYEKRLRKLPENTLGLGMIESGTLLGTDSVMGTMFQTCGECQTTLAKELLQFEVDVEQNVLAPLQEILDVEIPAITKCKKQLSKLTLDMDSCKGRWNQAVKQTQVHGANMAAVSAKADQLKEEYEESCNKMYQARDNLATEMFNFVAKEAEHSSKLIAILEAQRAYHKKALEALEQAIPKLNEALECNPLKPVYGVPLEEHLRVTGRDIALVLEVCVITLIEGGLDEEGLFRIAGMASKVKKLRNAFDANVIDMEEYAQDLHTVAGALKQYLRELPEPLLTTQLYPDIIQAAKLPQDQRLQQLWSAVRKLPEQNYNNFRYLIKFLAKLAEKSDENKMTPSNIAIVIGPNLLWSEGDNGPNMVTSGTISNMIELFITHCDWFFPEAVDFHHTIRGTAPPKSPGVRESQSPVTATVLPLVQAPQHGSVSQACEMACMTAMGAISSRITSLSDVSNEDQKTPSQRSASVSDDDVTSSSEGEISRPVGQFGCASFRNSSGFPSSSTNLIHTPKFNADEVRGRRGNSERCQSVPPQSEAAKDLHNDVYNTMFALHSLGGDKNVSDYRTKVRDLWDGHMQRPASAVVRKNSSTESGSRIAGKPRRCVSQEVEFGTMASFMVNKRSSSDLSELDQSMTSQEGPDSNTPDVPTTPPNQVEHRIINDSEYAEVSKVQKRVPRKPAPPPPDRPNLPERPYSIAVTAQARTPAAQSQTWPRQMETSPGDTVPNQEQTRPKTHPEKPPPPEKPPHNPPQRSATISERHSHADRPTVPPPERPKVPPPAVPNHQRSASTGTPGQFGPPVSNLPEIDQGRLAANSYESLDKQGSGNLLTPDGRLQSSSNEHLSSNRLHQGSARPQRPQPPVMPHKDPPNPTIATQDEETHL from the exons ATGCTGAAAAAGGAGAATCTGCGAAAAAATTTCCTCAGAGTGAAACAAATAGCAGACCAAAATTTGGGAAG GGCAGAGAAGTCCGAAGTTTTGTCTGAAGATCTCCAAACAGTAGAAAAACGAGTAGAATTAGTTAAAACAGTATGTCAATCCACAAGCAAGAAGATCGCGGGCTGTCTACAGGGGCAGGGAACAGACTACGAGAAGAGACTG AGAAAGTTACCTGAGAATACTCTTGGTCTTGGGATGATCGAAAGTGGTACTCTACTTGGCACAGACTCCGTTATGGG AACCATGTTTCAGACTTGTGGAGAGTGTCAGACCACACTGGCCAAAGAACTCCTGCAGTTTGAGGTGGATGTTGAGCAAAATGTTCTAGCCCCCTTGCAAGAAATTTTAGAT GTTGAAATTCCTGCCATAACAAAGTGTAAGAAACAGTTGTCTAAGTTAACTCTAGACATGGACTCCTGTAAAGGCAG ATGGAACCAGGCTGTCAAACAAACTCAAGTACATGGAGCAAACATGGCGGCTGTGTCAGCAAAGGCAGACCAGCTCAAGGAAGAGTACGAAGAGTCATGCAATAAAATGTATCAGGCCAGG GATAATCTAGCCACAGAAATGTTCAACTTTGTCGCAAAAGAAGCTGAGCACAGTAGTAAATTAATAGCA ATATTAGAAGCTCAACGAGCATATCACAAAAAAGCCCTGGAGGCTTTAGAACAAGCTATACCCAAGTTGAATGAAGCACTTG AGTGTAACCCACTGAAGCCAGTGTATGGGGTTCCCTTGGAGGAGCACCTGAGGGTAACAGGCAGGGATATTGCTCTAGTACTGGAGGTCTGTGTGATCACCCTCATAGAGGGCGGTCTAGATGAGGAG GGCTTATTTCGAATAGCAGGGATGGCTTCAAAAGTCAAGAAATTAAGG AATGCTTTTGATGCCAATGTGATAGACATGGAGGAGTATGCCCAAGATTTACACACAGTAGCAGGTGCTCTGAAACAGTATCTCCGTGAGCTTCCTGAACCCCTTCTCACAACACAACTCTACCCTGATATCATTCAGGCGGCCAAACT GCCACAAGATCAAAGATTGCAACAGTTATGGTCAGCAGTTAGGAAATTACCTGAACAAAACTACAATAATTTTAG gtatttaattaaatttttggcTAAGTTAGCTGAAAAATCTGATGAGAATAAGATGACCCCCAGCAACATAGCCATTGTAATTGGACCAAATCTTCTCTGGTCAGAAGGAGATAATGG CCCAAACATGGTGACGAGTGGGACCATAAGTAACATGATAGAACTGTTCATCACACATTGTGACTGGTTCTTTCCAGAAG CTGTTGACTTTCATCATACTATACGTGGGACTGCTCCCCCCAAGTCTCCGGGGGTCAGGGAGTCACAATCACCTGTCACTGCTACTGTACTCCCCCTAGTCCAGGCTCCACAGCATGGGTCTGTTAGTCAGGCATGTGAAATGGCTTGTATGACTGCAATGGGAGCCATATCTTCCCGCATCACCTCTCTGTCTGATGTTTCTAACGAGGACCAGAAAACCCCCTCCCAGAGGTCAGCCAGTGTATCAGATGATGACGTCACGTCCAGCTCTGAAGGTGAAATATCACGGCCTGTTGGTCAGTTTGGGTGTGCCTCTTTCCGCAACAGTAGTGGTTTTCCCTCAAGTAGTACTAACCTAATTCATACTCCTAAGTTTAATGCCGATGAAGTACGGGGAAGGCGAGGAAACTCTGAGAGGTGCCAGTCTGTACCGCCCCAGAGCGAGGCGGCTAAAGATCTCCACAATGATGTCTATAACACTATGTTTGCTTTGCATTCACTGGGTGGGGACAAAAATGTGTCAGACTATCGAACCAAAGTTCGAGATTTGTGGGATGGCCACATGCAAAGACCAGCTTCTGCAGTTGTTAGAAAAAATAGCAGTACAGAGAGTGGAAGCAGGATAGCAGGAAAGCCCCGCCGCTGTGTAAGCCAAG AGGTAGAATTCGGAACCATGGCTTCATTTATGGTAAACAAAAGGAGTAGTTCTGATTTGTCGGAATTGGATCAATCCATGACCAGTCAGGAGGGTCCAGACTCCAATACTCCAGATGTGCCTACCACCCCACCTAACCAAGTGGAGCATAGAATAATCAATGATTCAGAGTA tgctGAGGTTTCAAAAGTTCAAAAGAGGGTTCCTAGGAAACCTGCACCCCCACCCCCAGATCGTCCAAATCTGCCAGAGCGTCCGTATAGCATTGCTGTTACAGCTCAAGCAAGAACCCCAGCCGCTCAATCACAGACGTGGCCAAGGCAAATGGAGACCTCACCAGGAGATACCGTGCCAAATCAGGAGCAGACCAGACCAAAAACACACCCTGAAAAACCTCCACCCCCAGAGAAACCACCCCATAACCCCCCACAGAGGTCAGCAACAATAAGTGAGAGACATTCTCATGCTGACAGGCCCACTGTTCCTCCTCCAGAGAGACCCAAAGTTCCACCCCCCGCTGTACCAAACCACCAGCGATCAGCATCCACCGGCACACCCGGACAGTTTGGACCACCGGTCTCCAACTTACCAGAAATTGATCAAGGTAGACTAGCCGCTAATTCTTATGAATCCCTAGATAAGCAAGGATCTGGTAATCTACTAACTCCTGATGGGCGACTTCAATCCTCGTCCAATGAGCATTTGTCTTCTAACCGCTTACATCAAGGTAGTGCAAGGCCTCAGCGCCCCCAGCCCCCAGTAATGCCTCACAAGGACCCTCCCAATCCTACTATAGCCACTCAAGATGAGGAAACTCatttgtaa